A genomic segment from Acidobacteriota bacterium encodes:
- a CDS encoding 4Fe-4S dicluster domain-containing protein: MTESTKTGKTGNQVLRRDFLRGSGAVIAAGTLGVGVSGMPAEASPQAAAKPYPKSEAYIVYDSRVCLGCQSCMFACSMTHEGKANPSLSRIQIIRDAPSFTKYPYDVVLSPCRQCVSPLCVQNCPTGACHVDEANGNIRRIDQSKCIGCKRCIQSCPHKPHRTIWDFTKKKSTKCDLCLDAPFWSEKGGPGGKQACIETCPVKALKLVTEAPEQEDIDGYEVNLAPPPRKMNFPGMGFPKAAPKTAPRKEGA; this comes from the coding sequence ATGACTGAATCCACGAAAACCGGGAAGACCGGGAATCAAGTATTGAGAAGGGATTTCCTGCGCGGGAGCGGTGCGGTGATCGCCGCGGGCACCCTGGGCGTCGGCGTATCGGGCATGCCGGCGGAAGCGTCGCCGCAGGCGGCGGCGAAGCCCTACCCGAAATCCGAGGCCTATATCGTCTACGACAGCCGGGTGTGCCTGGGCTGCCAGAGCTGCATGTTCGCCTGTTCCATGACCCACGAAGGCAAGGCCAACCCTTCGCTGTCCCGCATACAGATCATCCGGGACGCTCCTTCCTTCACCAAATATCCCTACGATGTGGTCCTGTCCCCGTGCCGGCAGTGCGTGTCGCCCCTGTGCGTCCAGAACTGCCCGACAGGCGCCTGCCACGTGGATGAGGCCAACGGCAACATCCGGCGCATCGACCAGTCCAAGTGCATCGGCTGCAAACGGTGCATCCAGTCGTGCCCGCACAAGCCGCACCGCACGATATGGGATTTCACGAAAAAGAAGTCGACCAAGTGCGACCTGTGCCTGGATGCGCCCTTCTGGAGCGAAAAGGGCGGCCCCGGCGGAAAGCAGGCGTGCATCGAGACCTGCCCGGTCAAGGCGCTGAAGCTCGTGACGGAAGCGCCGGAACAGGAAGATATCGACGGGTATGAGGTGAACCTGGCGCCGCCGCCCCGCAAGATGAATTTCCCGGGAATGGGATTTCCAAAAGCGGCGCCCAAAACGGCGCCCAGGAAGGAAGGAGCATAG